One Phalacrocorax carbo chromosome 12, bPhaCar2.1, whole genome shotgun sequence genomic window carries:
- the CCNJ gene encoding cyclin-J codes for MELEAQWWTGQLATDIHQALRYKELKLPSYKGQSPQLHLRRYFADLIAIVSNRFRLCPAARHLAVYLLDLFMDRYDISIQQLHVVALSCLLLASKFEEKEDSVPKLEQLNSLGCMTNMNLVLTKQNLLHMELLLLETFQWNLCLPTAAHFIDYYLSIAVHETDLHDGWPMVCLEKTKLYMAKYADYFLEVSLQDHAFLNYAPSLVATACVASSRIILRLSPTWPTRLHHLTAYSWDFLVPCIERLLIAHDNDVKEANKQKGQHAQSAQQSVFQTPAPTPQQANSQQHIPQYLQAHQSSLLYHHQTSQQQNCQQILSSNHTASYALQTCPAALQSSVQARGHVQTGAAMSLAVPLEVKPCISVSYNRSYQVNGRYSCITPCFER; via the exons atGGAGCTGGAGGCGCAGTGGTGGACAGGACAGCTGGCTACCGACATCCACCAAGCCCTTCGCTATAAG GAGCTGAAGCTGCCCTCCTACAAAGGCCAATCTCCCCAGTTACATCTGAGAAGATACTTTGCAGATCTGATTGCCATTGTGAGCAATCGGTTCAGACTCTGTCCTGCTGCACGACATCTAGCTGTGTATCTGTTGGACCTCTTTATGGATCGTTATGACATATCTATCCAGCAGCTGCATGTGGTCGCTCTTTCCTGTTTACTTTTAGCAA GTaaatttgaagaaaaggaagacagtGTTCCCAAACTTGAACAGTTGAACAGCTTGGGTTGTATGACTAACATGAATTTGGTACTAACAAAACAGAATTTACTTCATATGGAGTTGTTGTTGTTAGAAACATTTCAGTGGAATTTGTGCCTCCCGACTGCTGCTCATTTCATCGACTATTATCTTTCTATTGCTGTCCATGAGACTGATCTTCATGATGGCTGGCCAATGGTTTGCTTAGAGAAGACTAAGTTATATATGGCAAAATATGCTGATTACTTTCTGGAAGTATCGCTGCAAG atcatgcatttttaaattatgcccCTTCTTTAGTTGCTACTGCATGTGTAGCTTCTTCAAGGATTATCTTGCGTCTCTCACCAACATGGCCTACCCGGCTGCATCATCTTACCGCCTACTCCTGGGATTTCCTAGTGCCATGTATTGAACGACTATTAAT CGCACATGATAATGATGTGAAggaagcaaacaagcaaaaaggacaacatgctCAGTCTGCCCAGCAGAGTGTGTTTCAGACCCCAGCTCCAACTCCGCAGCAGGCTAACTCTCAACAGCATATACCACAGTACCTCCAAGCTCATCAATCTTCATTACTGTATCACCATCAGACatcacagcagcaaaactgtCAACAGATATTATCATCTAATCATACAGCTTCTTATGCACTTCAGACTTGCCCTGCTGCCTTACAGTCTAGTGTTCAGGCTCGAGGCCACGTACAGACTGGTGCTGCAATGTCACTAGCTGTTCCGCTAGAAGTGAAGCCATGTATAAGTGTCTCCTACAACCGGAGTTATCAAGTGAATGGACGATATTCCTGTATTACTCCCTGCTTTGAGAGGTGA